From the Pseudarthrobacter sp. MM222 genome, one window contains:
- a CDS encoding FAD-dependent oxidoreductase, with amino-acid sequence MSNSAESTSKRPLRVAIVGAGPAGVYAADILTKSNEVKDGDFEVSIDLFEAYPAPYGLIRYGVAPDHPRIKGIVNALHKVLDRGDIRFLGNVTYGRDLTLHDFRSFYDAVIFSTGAIKDAELDIPGIGLEGSFGGADFVSWYDGHPDVPRDWPLEAKEIAVVGNGNVALDVARMLVKHAEELLVTEIPDNVYRALRNSPVTDVHVFGRRGPAQVKFTPLELRELSHAKDVDIVLHPEDFEFDEASDEAIRSNNQIRTMVNTLTNWLVEEHAEAEEPSSRRLHLHFLHSPVEIYDDPASPGKVAGMKFERMQLDGTGNVKGTGEFLDYPVQAVYRAIGYHGSPLDELEYDSKRGVIPNEGGRVLNAEGNPVPGIYATGWIKRGPVGLIGHTKGDALETIGFLLEDRLTLPPAQNPDPQAIIDLLEERGIEYTTWEGWIKLDAHELALGEEWSAAEDASGIVRERVKVVPREDMIEISRG; translated from the coding sequence GTGTCCAACTCGGCCGAATCCACGTCCAAACGTCCGCTCCGCGTTGCGATTGTCGGCGCAGGACCGGCCGGCGTCTATGCCGCGGACATCCTGACCAAATCCAATGAGGTCAAGGACGGCGATTTCGAGGTCAGCATCGACCTCTTCGAGGCTTACCCGGCGCCCTATGGCCTGATCCGGTACGGAGTGGCCCCGGACCACCCCCGGATCAAGGGCATTGTCAACGCCCTGCACAAGGTGCTGGACCGCGGCGACATCCGGTTCCTCGGCAACGTAACTTACGGCCGCGACCTGACCCTGCACGATTTCCGCTCGTTCTACGACGCCGTGATCTTCTCCACCGGCGCCATCAAGGATGCGGAGCTTGACATCCCCGGGATTGGGCTCGAGGGCTCCTTCGGCGGGGCCGATTTCGTCTCTTGGTACGACGGCCACCCGGACGTGCCGCGCGACTGGCCGCTGGAGGCCAAGGAAATCGCGGTGGTCGGCAACGGCAACGTGGCTCTGGACGTTGCCCGCATGCTGGTCAAGCACGCCGAGGAACTCCTGGTCACCGAAATCCCCGACAACGTCTACCGGGCGCTCAGGAATTCCCCGGTCACGGATGTCCATGTGTTCGGCCGCCGCGGCCCGGCCCAAGTGAAGTTCACCCCGCTGGAACTGCGCGAACTCTCCCATGCCAAGGACGTGGACATCGTCCTGCACCCGGAGGACTTTGAGTTCGACGAGGCCTCCGACGAGGCGATCCGCAGCAACAACCAGATCCGCACCATGGTCAACACCCTGACGAACTGGCTTGTCGAGGAGCATGCTGAGGCCGAGGAGCCGTCCTCCCGCCGGCTGCACCTGCACTTCCTGCATAGCCCGGTCGAGATCTACGACGATCCCGCCAGCCCCGGCAAGGTTGCGGGAATGAAGTTCGAGCGGATGCAGTTGGACGGCACCGGAAACGTCAAGGGCACGGGGGAGTTTCTCGACTACCCGGTGCAGGCCGTCTACCGGGCGATCGGCTACCACGGCTCGCCGCTGGACGAACTGGAATATGACTCCAAGCGCGGCGTCATCCCCAACGAGGGCGGGCGGGTGCTCAATGCCGAGGGCAACCCCGTGCCCGGCATCTACGCCACCGGCTGGATCAAACGCGGGCCCGTCGGCCTGATCGGCCACACCAAGGGCGACGCGCTGGAGACCATCGGATTCCTGCTTGAGGACCGGCTGACCCTGCCCCCGGCACAGAACCCGGACCCGCAGGCCATCATCGATCTCCTCGAGGAACGGGGCATCGAATACACGACGTGGGAGGGCTGGATCAAGCTCGACGCCCATGAGCTGGCACTGGGGGAGGAGTGGTCCGCCGCGGAGGACGCCAGCGGCATTGTCCGCGAACGCGTCAAGGTGGTTCCTCGCGAGGACATGATCGAGATCTCCCGCGGCTAG
- a CDS encoding GAF domain-containing protein: MRNPVHPAAPGGYTVDLRQKFARTGHEQLDSRGLLFPDPRQLPGLSPVIQESWRRSAQLRANPDNPEAPLAMDREELEEYRRQHPLAAIMPVIHKLLVLPSHDSGMLVAVGDELGRLLWVEGDADMQHKAEGMMFVPGADWSEATVGTSAPGTALALGRGIQISGAEHYKRSVHPWSCTAVPFHDPDSGALLGVVDITGTESAVAPHTLSLVEATVAAAQAHLRVERLQQAAANRTPPARRRGPAAPAAAGAGAATRDATSLYRNSLQLLGRDQALLSIDGRTVALSARHSEILVLLSTHPEGLNAEELCSLLYPGAASTMTLRAEMVRLRKVLQQLNPDAVPESRPYRLPVDLVPDAGQVLSCLQRGAHRIALEIYRGAVLPRSEAPGITELRSRVSSLLREAVLTDGSAESLLKYAGLPEARDDVEVRLAALKLLPPRSPRRAAVVADLERLDAELSA, from the coding sequence ATGAGGAATCCGGTCCATCCGGCAGCGCCCGGTGGCTACACCGTTGACCTGCGCCAAAAGTTTGCCCGCACTGGCCATGAGCAGCTGGACTCCCGGGGCCTGCTCTTCCCGGACCCCCGGCAGCTGCCCGGGCTCAGCCCCGTAATCCAGGAATCATGGCGGCGGTCGGCCCAGCTGCGCGCCAATCCGGACAATCCCGAGGCGCCGCTGGCAATGGACCGCGAGGAACTGGAAGAGTACCGGCGCCAGCATCCGCTGGCCGCGATCATGCCGGTCATCCACAAGCTGCTGGTCCTGCCCAGCCACGACAGCGGGATGCTGGTGGCAGTGGGCGACGAGCTGGGCCGGCTGCTCTGGGTTGAGGGCGACGCCGACATGCAGCATAAGGCCGAGGGCATGATGTTCGTTCCGGGCGCGGACTGGTCCGAGGCGACCGTTGGTACCAGTGCCCCCGGCACCGCGCTTGCCCTGGGCCGCGGGATCCAGATCTCGGGAGCGGAGCACTACAAGCGCTCCGTCCATCCGTGGAGCTGCACGGCCGTGCCGTTCCACGATCCCGATTCCGGCGCCCTCCTCGGCGTCGTCGACATCACCGGCACCGAGTCTGCCGTAGCGCCGCACACCCTGTCCCTGGTCGAAGCCACTGTCGCCGCGGCGCAGGCCCACCTGCGGGTGGAACGGCTCCAGCAGGCCGCAGCGAATCGGACGCCGCCGGCCCGGCGGCGCGGCCCGGCCGCTCCGGCGGCTGCCGGCGCCGGGGCGGCCACGCGGGACGCCACGAGCCTGTACCGCAACAGCCTCCAGCTCCTCGGCCGGGACCAGGCGCTGCTGAGCATCGACGGCCGGACCGTCGCCCTGTCCGCACGGCACAGCGAAATCCTGGTGCTGCTGAGCACGCACCCGGAGGGGCTGAACGCCGAAGAGCTCTGCTCGCTGCTGTACCCGGGGGCGGCGTCCACCATGACGCTGCGGGCCGAGATGGTGCGCCTGCGCAAGGTCCTCCAGCAGCTCAACCCGGACGCGGTCCCCGAATCCCGGCCCTACCGGCTGCCCGTGGATCTGGTGCCGGACGCCGGCCAGGTCCTCAGTTGCCTGCAGCGGGGCGCCCACCGGATCGCCTTGGAGATCTACCGTGGCGCGGTCCTCCCACGCTCGGAAGCGCCCGGCATCACCGAATTGCGGAGCCGGGTCTCCTCCCTGCTGCGGGAGGCAGTGCTGACCGACGGGAGTGCCGAGTCACTGCTGAAGTACGCCGGGCTGCCGGAGGCAAGGGACGACGTCGAGGTCCGGCTCGCGGCGCTGAAGCTGCTGCCGCCCCGCTCGCCCCGGCGGGCCGCCGTCGTCGCCGATCTTGAACGGCTGGACGCGGAACTCAGCGCGTGA
- the exaC gene encoding acetaldehyde dehydrogenase ExaC produces MTVYAQPGTEGSKVTFKDRYENWIGGEWVAPVKGQYFENITPVTGKAFCEVARGTAEDIELALDAAHKVAPSWGKTSVAERAAILNKIADRIDANLEMLAVAETWDNGKPIRETLNADLPLAADHFRYFASAVRAQEGRLSQLDDDTTAYHYHEPLGVVGQIIPWNFPILMAVWKLAPALAAGNAVVLKPAEQTPTSILVLMELIGDLLPAGVLNVVNGFGVEAGKPLASSPRIRKIAFTGETTTGRLISQYASQNLIPVTLELGGKSPNIFFNDVADTNDAFYDKALEGFTLFAFNQGEVCTCPSRALVQDGIYDSFMADALARTQKIIQGNPLDTDTQLGAQASNDQLEKILSYIDIGKQEGAKALTGGARAELSGDLAGGYYVQPTIFEGHNKMRIFQEEIFGPVVSVTRFSDYNDAMGIANDTLYGLGAGVWSRNGNVAYRAGREIQAGRVWVNNYHAYPAGAAFGGYKSSGIGRENHSMMLDHYQQTKNLLVSYNENKLGFF; encoded by the coding sequence ATGACTGTCTACGCACAGCCCGGTACCGAGGGCTCGAAGGTCACTTTCAAGGACCGTTACGAGAACTGGATCGGCGGCGAATGGGTTGCCCCGGTCAAGGGCCAGTACTTCGAGAACATCACCCCCGTGACCGGCAAGGCCTTCTGCGAGGTTGCACGAGGCACGGCGGAGGACATCGAACTGGCGCTGGACGCGGCCCACAAGGTGGCACCGTCCTGGGGCAAGACTTCCGTCGCCGAGCGCGCCGCCATCCTGAACAAGATCGCGGACCGGATCGACGCGAACCTCGAAATGCTCGCCGTCGCCGAAACCTGGGACAACGGCAAGCCGATCCGCGAAACCCTCAACGCCGACCTCCCGCTCGCCGCGGACCACTTCCGCTACTTCGCGTCGGCCGTCCGGGCCCAGGAGGGCCGCCTCTCCCAGCTCGACGACGACACCACCGCCTACCACTACCACGAGCCGCTCGGCGTCGTCGGCCAGATCATCCCCTGGAACTTCCCGATCCTGATGGCCGTCTGGAAGCTTGCGCCGGCCCTCGCCGCCGGCAACGCCGTGGTCCTGAAGCCGGCCGAGCAGACGCCGACCTCCATCCTCGTCCTGATGGAGCTCATCGGCGACCTCCTTCCCGCCGGTGTCCTCAACGTCGTCAACGGCTTCGGCGTCGAAGCCGGCAAGCCGCTGGCCTCCAGCCCCCGCATCCGCAAGATCGCCTTCACCGGCGAGACCACAACCGGCCGCCTGATCAGCCAGTACGCCAGCCAGAACCTCATTCCGGTCACCCTGGAACTCGGCGGCAAGAGCCCCAATATCTTCTTCAACGACGTCGCCGACACCAACGATGCGTTTTACGACAAGGCCCTTGAGGGCTTCACCCTCTTCGCCTTCAACCAGGGCGAGGTCTGCACCTGCCCGTCGCGCGCCCTGGTCCAGGACGGCATCTACGACTCCTTCATGGCCGACGCGCTGGCCCGCACCCAGAAGATCATCCAGGGCAACCCGCTGGACACCGACACCCAGCTCGGCGCCCAGGCCTCCAACGACCAGCTCGAGAAGATCCTCTCCTACATCGACATCGGCAAGCAGGAGGGCGCCAAGGCACTCACCGGCGGCGCCCGGGCCGAGTTGTCCGGAGACCTTGCCGGCGGCTACTACGTCCAACCGACCATCTTCGAAGGCCACAACAAAATGCGCATCTTCCAGGAGGAGATCTTCGGCCCTGTGGTATCCGTGACCCGCTTCAGCGATTACAACGACGCCATGGGCATCGCCAACGACACCCTGTACGGCCTGGGTGCCGGCGTCTGGTCCCGCAACGGCAACGTCGCCTACCGCGCCGGCCGTGAAATTCAGGCCGGCCGGGTGTGGGTCAACAACTACCACGCCTACCCGGCAGGGGCCGCGTTCGGCGGGTACAAATCCTCCGGCATCGGCCGCGAGAACCACTCGATGATGCTCGACCACTACCAGCAGACCAAGAACCTGCTGGTCAGCTACAACGAGAACAAGCTCGGCTTCTTCTAA
- a CDS encoding DUF779 domain-containing protein, with amino-acid sequence MSQTRLDAAVTRPGEDFSRVALTPESVDLLRKLWKQHGPLMFHQSGGCCDGSSPMCYPAGEFITGDSDVQLGLFDISDGLQPQPVEFWMSREQFNYWSHTHLTVDVVPGRGSGFSVEAPEGKRFLIRSTLMDWPV; translated from the coding sequence ATGTCCCAGACCCGGCTCGACGCCGCCGTGACCCGCCCCGGAGAGGACTTCTCGCGGGTGGCGCTCACCCCTGAGTCCGTTGACCTGCTGCGCAAGCTGTGGAAGCAGCATGGGCCGCTGATGTTCCACCAGTCCGGGGGCTGCTGCGACGGTTCCTCGCCGATGTGCTATCCGGCCGGGGAGTTCATCACCGGCGACTCGGACGTGCAGCTCGGGCTGTTCGACATTTCGGACGGGTTGCAGCCCCAGCCGGTGGAATTCTGGATGTCCAGGGAGCAGTTCAATTACTGGAGCCATACCCACTTGACCGTGGACGTCGTACCGGGCCGGGGGAGCGGGTTCTCGGTGGAAGCTCCCGAGGGCAAACGCTTCCTAATCCGCTCCACCCTGATGGACTGGCCGGTCTGA